A genomic window from Cyprinus carpio isolate SPL01 chromosome A2, ASM1834038v1, whole genome shotgun sequence includes:
- the LOC109099882 gene encoding mannose-binding protein C-like isoform X1, protein MALFKLFLGTLLLLQFALQLLDGAEPQNLNCPAYGGVPGTPGHNGLPGRDGRDGKDGAIGPKGEKGESGVSVQGPPGKAGPPGPAGEKGERGPTGSQGSPGSESVLESLKSEIQQLKAKIATFEKVASVGHFRQVGQKYYITDGVVGTFDQGLKFCKDFGGTMVFPRTSAENQALLKLVVSSGLSSKKPYIGVTDRETEGRFVNTEGKQLTFTNWGPGQPDDYKGLQDCGVIEDTGLWDDGSCGDIRPIMCEIDNK, encoded by the exons ATGGCACTGTTCAAGCTGTTCCTCGGGACACTTCTGCTACTTCAGTTTGCACTGCAGCTGTTGGATGGAGCTGAACCACAGAACCTGAACTGTCCTGCATATGGTGGAGTTCCTGGCACTCCTGGACACAACGGTCTGCCTGGAAGAGATGGGAGAGATGGTAAAGATGGAGCAATCGGACCCAAAGGAGAGAAGGGGGAGTCag GAGTGAGTGTTCAGGGACCACCAGGTAAAGCGGGACCACCTGGGCCAGCTGGAGAAAAGGGGGAAAGGGGACCTACAGGTTCACAAG GGTCTCCTGGAAGTGAAAGTGTTCTTGAATCCCTGAAATCTGAGATCCAGCAACTCAAAGCCAAGATTGCCACGTTTGAGAAAGTTGCAAGTGTCGGCCACTTCAGGCAAGTTGGACAGAAATACTACATCACTGATGGTGTTGTGGGGACTTTTGATCAAGGATTAAAATTCTGCAAGGACTTTGGTGGAACAATGGTTTTCCCAAGAACTTCTGCAGAAAACCAAGCGTTATTGAAATTAGTAGTATCCAGTGGTTTAAGTAGTAAGAAGCCATATATTGGAGTCACAGACAGAGAAACCGAGGGGCGGTTTGTGAACACTGAGGGGAAGCAATTGACATTTACCAACTGGGGTCCTGGTCAGCCTGATGACTATAAGGGACTACAAGACTGTGGTGTTATAGAGGACACTGGCCTTTGGGATGATGGCAGTTGTGGTGATATACGCCCTATTATGTGTGAAATAGACAACAAATAG
- the LOC109099882 gene encoding pulmonary surfactant-associated protein D-like isoform X2, with amino-acid sequence MALFKLFLGTLLLLQFALQLLDGAEPQNLNCPAYGGVPGTPGHNGLPGRDGRDGKDGAIGPKGEKGESGVSVQGPPGKAGPPGPAGEKGERGPTGSPGSESVLESLKSEIQQLKAKIATFEKVASVGHFRQVGQKYYITDGVVGTFDQGLKFCKDFGGTMVFPRTSAENQALLKLVVSSGLSSKKPYIGVTDRETEGRFVNTEGKQLTFTNWGPGQPDDYKGLQDCGVIEDTGLWDDGSCGDIRPIMCEIDNK; translated from the exons ATGGCACTGTTCAAGCTGTTCCTCGGGACACTTCTGCTACTTCAGTTTGCACTGCAGCTGTTGGATGGAGCTGAACCACAGAACCTGAACTGTCCTGCATATGGTGGAGTTCCTGGCACTCCTGGACACAACGGTCTGCCTGGAAGAGATGGGAGAGATGGTAAAGATGGAGCAATCGGACCCAAAGGAGAGAAGGGGGAGTCag GAGTGAGTGTTCAGGGACCACCAGGTAAAGCGGGACCACCTGGGCCAGCTGGAGAAAAGGGGGAAAGGGGACCTACAG GGTCTCCTGGAAGTGAAAGTGTTCTTGAATCCCTGAAATCTGAGATCCAGCAACTCAAAGCCAAGATTGCCACGTTTGAGAAAGTTGCAAGTGTCGGCCACTTCAGGCAAGTTGGACAGAAATACTACATCACTGATGGTGTTGTGGGGACTTTTGATCAAGGATTAAAATTCTGCAAGGACTTTGGTGGAACAATGGTTTTCCCAAGAACTTCTGCAGAAAACCAAGCGTTATTGAAATTAGTAGTATCCAGTGGTTTAAGTAGTAAGAAGCCATATATTGGAGTCACAGACAGAGAAACCGAGGGGCGGTTTGTGAACACTGAGGGGAAGCAATTGACATTTACCAACTGGGGTCCTGGTCAGCCTGATGACTATAAGGGACTACAAGACTGTGGTGTTATAGAGGACACTGGCCTTTGGGATGATGGCAGTTGTGGTGATATACGCCCTATTATGTGTGAAATAGACAACAAATAG